The Maridesulfovibrio salexigens DSM 2638 region TCTTATCCTGTATTAAAATATTATTTTATTAACTTAAATTTAGCGGGGATGGCAGGCATGGCTCCTTTGCAGGAACAGACATGTGCGGCCAGTCTGTTGGCATGATCGCTGATATCTTTCAGAGAGTGCCCGAGCAGCAATCCGATAGTCACCGCAGCGGTAAAGGAATCTCCTGCGCCTATGGTATCTGAAATTTCTTTCACCTCAATACCGGGATGATCAATCTCATTATCTTCTGTGATAATCAGACTGCCTTTATCTCCGCGAGTCAGTACTGAGCACTTCAGTCCAAAATTATCATGCAGGGTTTTGAGCATATCGCGCTCGCTGCTTCCAAGTCCGAGCATGGGCGCAATGACTTTAATTTCGTCATCGTTCAGCTTAAGCACATCGGCCCGTTCAATCGATTCGGCGATGATTTCCTTGCTGTAAAAATTCTGGCGCAGGTTCATGTCGTAAACCTTTAAAGCCTGTGGTGCGGTATCCAAAAAGGTATGAATGGCTTTCCGTGATTCCGTACTGCGCTGGGCAAGGGTGCCGAAGCAGACCGCATCCACCTGTGCTGCAAAGCCCATAGCAGTGTCATTGAGTTTCAGGTGGTCCCAAGCGATGTCATCCGGGAAATAGTAGGTTGCCACGCCCTGATCATCCAGACGGGCTTCCACGTATCCGGTCTCATGATCAGGGTCAATGCTTACACCCGAAAGGCAGAGTTCACGGTTCATGAGCTCATAGGTGGCACGCCGTCCGCGATCATCATCACCGAGAGTGGAGATGGCTGCACCGTCTGCGCCCAGCCGTCCCGCATGGTATGCAAAGTTGACCGGAGCACCGCCGATTTCTTCGGAATCTGCCAGTACATCAAATAATATTTCGCCAATTCCGGCGATGAATAGTTGTTTCACTTTTTATTCCTTAACTGATCCGGCAAGTAGTCCACGGATGAAGTATCTGCCGAGAAAAATGTAAATCATGAGAACCGGAAATGCCGCCATGATTGATCCGGCCATTGGCAGGTTCCAGCTTACGGCCTGTCCGCCTGCGAGCTGGGCCAATCCCACGGTAATGGGGTTGTCCTCGTGGCGGGTAAGACAGATACCCCAGAGAAATTCGTTCCAGATTTGGGTAACCTGCCAGAGGCTGGTAACCACGAAACCGGGGATGGACAGTGGGAATACAATTTTTGTGTAGATGGAAAAGAATCCGGCTCCGTCCAGCCTTGCGGATTCCACCAGCGCGGTGGGAATCTGGGCGTAGAAGTTACGGAAGATCAGCGAGGTAATCGGGAGTCCGTAAACCACATGGGCAAGGATCAGTCCCGGCAGTCCGCCGTAAAGGTTCATAGCCCGCAGAGTCTGGAAGAGCGGAATCAGGATAACCTGATAGGGGATGAACATACCGAACAGAAACAAGGTGAAGATAAGCTCGCTGCCTTTGAACTTCCACTTGGAAAAAACATAGCCGTTCAGCGAACCTAGCACAGTGGAAAGAGCTGTAGCGCAGACAGTCAGGACCAGGGAACTGGCAATGTTGGATTTCAGCAGCCCGAAAGCTTCCGGGAAACTTTGCCAATTGAATTTTTCCGGCAGCTCCCACGCGGTGGGCAGGCTGATGTTTGCCGGGTCTTTAAGCGCGGTAACAATCGCCATGTATGCCGGCATAAGGAAGAGCAGGGCCAGCATGAAAAGTGAGCCGTAGAGCAGAATGGAGCCGGGGGTGATTCCTGACTTTCGGGTAGTAGTACTCATGGTTTATCCCCTTCTCCTTTGTTTATACTGGCTGATCACATAAGGAACGATGAATGTTCCTGCCACGAGGAAAAGCACGATGGCGATCGCTGCGCCCCGTGCAAAGTCGTTGGCCCGGAAGGTGGTCATATACATATTCAGGGCCGGGTGTCCGGTCTGGGCATTGTCCGGTCCGGTCATGGCGAAAATGATATCGAACATTTTCAGCGAAATGTGCGAGAGGATGATTACCGCACTGATGGTGATCGGCTTGAGCATGGGGATGGCAACGTGACGGTAGTAGGCCGTGCTGCTGGCCCCGTCGAGCATGGCTGCATCACGCAGGTCCTGTGAAATTCCGTTGAATCCGGCAAGGTAGAGGGCCATTGTGTAGCCGGCGTACTGCCAGACTGTGGCAATAATGATGCCCAGAGTGGCGAGGTTGAAGCCGTGCATTTCTTCCATGAACAGGGCCTGCGGAAGCAGTGAACCGCCCAGCCATGCAAAGGCTCCGATTATCACGCCGGGACCGAGCCAGCGTTTGACCGCTTTTTGCGGATTGCCTTTGAGCAGGAACAGCCCGATCAGAATCAGGATGAATGCTGCGAGGTAGAGCAGGATTTGAACTATGTTCTGCCAGTTGAATTCAAGGATGGCTTTCGTGGATGAAGTCCACTGGAAATCAAGGGCATCGAACCCGAAATAGGTGGGCAGCACGTTGACTCCTCCTTGAGGAGCCAGAAGCCAGCGCCAGATGGTACCGGATACGATGAAAGAGAGGGACATGGGGTAAAGGAAAATTGTACGAAGAATATCCTCGCCCTTGGGTTTCTGGTCCAGCAGGATGGCGATGAACATCCCAAGGCCGATGGCTCCGGCAAGCAGCATGACAGAGTAGTACACTGCGTTAACAAGATCCTGTCTGAAACCTCCGGAAAGGAACCCGTTGAACAGGTCTACGTAATTATCCAGACCGATGAAATTTTTCTGCGGATCAAGGGCCAGTGCTCCTGTTCCACCCCAGTCGGTCATGGAAATCCAGATGGTGTTGCCGATAAAACCGTATACAAAAACGGCGACAAGGATAATTGATGGCAGAAGGGTTAAAAACGCCTTCAATCTGTCCAGTGATGCTTCCCTCATATGCCGAAACCCCTTTTGGGACCGCGCCGGGAAATCCCGGCGCGGTATTAATTACTTATCCAGATAGACTATTGACCAATCTTGGCTTTGTCGGCCAGTTGCTGGCAGGCCATGGCTGTTGCCTTGGCATTCTTGGTCTTCAGGAACATTTCCATAACCTGTGCGAAGCTGCCTACGAAGGTTTCGTTTGCTGCTGCGCCGTGGATCAGGGAAGCGGCAACTGCGTCTTTAGCAAAGTCTTTTGCTGCGGACTGCAGGTACACGTTGTATTTGCTCAGATCGGTATCGACACGGGCGGAGATGGAACCCTTGAGGGGGTTGAAGGTATCGCTGCCTTTCTTGGAACCGAGCAGTTTCAGCCATGCGATTGCATTGTCGCGGTTGGGTGCGCCCTTGGGCAGGCCGAAAGAGTCGGCGAGGAAGATGAATACACCTTCAGTGTCAGGGGATGCAATCCAGCCGAAGTCTTTACCGGGAACCATTTTCTTGGTGGTGGACATGTAACCTGCGGCCCAGTCGCCCATGATGTTGAATGCTGCGCGGCCATCGATAACCATATCGGTTGCCTGCTGCCATGAAAGTGATGCAGCGTCTTTGTTGGTGTAGGGCAGGATTTTACCGAAGAGTTCCCAAGCCTTGATCATTTCAGGGCTGTTGAACTTCATTTTACCGGACCAGAGGTCGTTCCATTTTTCAGCACCGATGGATGCGATAACAACGGATTCCCAGAGGTGGGTTGCGGTCCAGTTCTGACCCATGGCAAGGGGAACGATACCTTCTTTCTGGAGCTTAGGAGCGATTTTCAGGAAATCATTCCAGTTCTTGGGTACTTCCACGCCCCATTTTTTCAGGTTGGCAGGAATGTACCACATCACGTTGGAGCGGTGAACGTTCACCGGAACGGACCAGATACCTTTGTCAGTACCGATCAGCTTGATCAGGCCCTTGGGGAATGCATCCATCCAGCCTTCTTCCTTGAACAGGAAGGTCAGGTCTTCCATACGGTCGGACTTAACCCAGGTACCGATAAGTTCCTGACCTGCGTGAACCTGAAAGCTG contains the following coding sequences:
- a CDS encoding carbohydrate kinase family protein, with translation MKQLFIAGIGEILFDVLADSEEIGGAPVNFAYHAGRLGADGAAISTLGDDDRGRRATYELMNRELCLSGVSIDPDHETGYVEARLDDQGVATYYFPDDIAWDHLKLNDTAMGFAAQVDAVCFGTLAQRSTESRKAIHTFLDTAPQALKVYDMNLRQNFYSKEIIAESIERADVLKLNDDEIKVIAPMLGLGSSERDMLKTLHDNFGLKCSVLTRGDKGSLIITEDNEIDHPGIEVKEISDTIGAGDSFTAAVTIGLLLGHSLKDISDHANRLAAHVCSCKGAMPAIPAKFKLIK
- a CDS encoding carbohydrate ABC transporter permease, which encodes MREASLDRLKAFLTLLPSIILVAVFVYGFIGNTIWISMTDWGGTGALALDPQKNFIGLDNYVDLFNGFLSGGFRQDLVNAVYYSVMLLAGAIGLGMFIAILLDQKPKGEDILRTIFLYPMSLSFIVSGTIWRWLLAPQGGVNVLPTYFGFDALDFQWTSSTKAILEFNWQNIVQILLYLAAFILILIGLFLLKGNPQKAVKRWLGPGVIIGAFAWLGGSLLPQALFMEEMHGFNLATLGIIIATVWQYAGYTMALYLAGFNGISQDLRDAAMLDGASSTAYYRHVAIPMLKPITISAVIILSHISLKMFDIIFAMTGPDNAQTGHPALNMYMTTFRANDFARGAAIAIVLFLVAGTFIVPYVISQYKQRRRG
- a CDS encoding ABC transporter substrate-binding protein is translated as MKQSLIKLCLVFAAVVLLAVPQVSQAKELKGDLEIFSWWAGDEGPALQALIGLYKGQYPNVNVIDATVTGGSGVNARAVLKTRMLGGEPPDSFQVHAGQELIGTWVKSDRMEDLTFLFKEEGWMDAFPKGLIKLIGTDKGIWSVPVNVHRSNVMWYIPANLKKWGVEVPKNWNDFLKIAPKLQKEGIVPLAMGQNWTATHLWESVVIASIGAEKWNDLWSGKMKFNSPEMIKAWELFGKILPYTNKDAASLSWQQATDMVIDGRAAFNIMGDWAAGYMSTTKKMVPGKDFGWIASPDTEGVFIFLADSFGLPKGAPNRDNAIAWLKLLGSKKGSDTFNPLKGSISARVDTDLSKYNVYLQSAAKDFAKDAVAASLIHGAAANETFVGSFAQVMEMFLKTKNAKATAMACQQLADKAKIGQ